One window of Anas platyrhynchos isolate ZD024472 breed Pekin duck chromosome 11, IASCAAS_PekinDuck_T2T, whole genome shotgun sequence genomic DNA carries:
- the C11H15orf48 gene encoding normal mucosa of esophagus-specific gene 1 protein, whose protein sequence is MNTNFFHIIKSKKELIPLVGVVSFAAVGAVAFSAYSLFSKSDVIINKTGNPEPWETIDPTRPQKLLTIHQKWKPIEELENVRKLTK, encoded by the exons ATGAACACGAATTTCTTCCACATAATCAAATCGAAAAAAGAA CTCATTCCCCTGGTTGGAGTCGTGTCTTTCGCAGCAGTTGGGGCTGTTGCTTTCTCTGCCTATTCCCTCTTCAGCAAGTCTGATGTGAT CATTAACAAGACTGGCAATCCAGAGCCATGGGAAACTATTGATCCTACCCGGCCTCAGAAG CTATTAACAATCCATCAGAAATGGAAACCCATAGAAGAGTTGGAAAACGTCAGAAAGCTTACAAAGTGA